Sequence from the Danio aesculapii unplaced genomic scaffold, fDanAes4.1, whole genome shotgun sequence genome:
GCAACATAAATTTCAGTGATTTTTGCCATAACGTTAGGTGTTAATCAATGTTTCCATTAATCTTTTAGGTGATGAAAGATCCAAACACAAAGCGCTCCAGGGGCTTTGGGTTCGTTACTTACTCCAGTGTGGATGAAGTCAATGCCTCTATGGATGCACGTCCTCACAAGGTTGACGGTAGACTTGTAGAGCCCAAACGAGCTGTGTCTCGAGAGGTGAGGTTAAACTCCTAATaaaaatttaaagaaattaagGTTTGAATTCAGATGTCTAATTATGTATGGGTCACAGGATTCCAGCAAACCATTTGCTCACACAACTGTGAAGAAGATTTTCGTGGGAGGCATCAAGGATGATACAGAGGAGAACCATCTACGTGACTATTTCGATCAGTTTGGAAAGATTGAGGTTGTTGAGATAATGGTTGACCACAAGACTGGAAATAAAAGAGGCTTTGCCTTTGTCACATTTGATGACCATGACTCTGTTGACCGCATTGTCAGTAAGTGCTGTTTCACGGTCAAACTTGTGGTCTTAGAACTTGAAGAAATGCAGTGCTAACAAGTATATCTTCTCCCTTAGTTCAAAAGTACCACACTGTGAATGGACACAACTGTGAAGTCCGGAAAGCTCTTTCGAAACAAGAAATGGCTAACACTGGTATGAatgtttatcattaatattaaatattgtttccTACTTTCCCCTAGTGTTTAATGTTTTTTGGTGCAATTTGTTAACCTATAGGTCGTGGCGGCGGTGGTGGAGGAGGGGGTGGTGGCGGCGGAGGAAACTTCAACCGATATGGCAATAATGGTGGCTACAATAATGACTTTGGAGGTGGTGGCGGAGGTGGCAACCGTGATGGATACTTTGGAAGAGGTATGTGCCTGACTGGATACTGGAGATTTTGACTGGTTATTTCTTTAACTTGGTAGTTTTACTGTTGTTTCAGGAGGAAGAGGAAATAACTTTGGAGGTGGTGGCGGCGGCTATGGAGGAGGAGGTGActgctacaacaacaacaacaatggatTTGGAGGAGGTGATTGAATGAACTGGCTCATTTTTGGCTATTTCATATCCTGTACCATCAACACATTTACAATATCATTATCTTTGCCATTTCTCTAGGTGGTTATGGCGGTGGTG
This genomic interval carries:
- the hnrnpa1b gene encoding heterogeneous nuclear ribonucleoprotein A1b translates to MYQRGFQGQPREPEQLRKLFIGGLSFETTDDSLRAHFEQWGALTDCVVMKDPNTKRSRGFGFVTYSSVDEVNASMDARPHKVDGRLVEPKRAVSREDSSKPFAHTTVKKIFVGGIKDDTEENHLRDYFDQFGKIEVVEIMVDHKTGNKRGFAFVTFDDHDSVDRIVIQKYHTVNGHNCEVRKALSKQEMANTGRGGGGGGGGGGGGGNFNRYGNNGGYNNDFGGGGGGGNRDGYFGRGGRGNNFGGGGGGYGGGGDCYNNNNNGFGGGGYGGGGGGGNGGGSPGNYGGNRGYGGGSGGGGGHGYGNQGGGYGGGNSGGGGGGGYNNYNNGNGNFGGGNFGGGGGGSSSGGGGNYNDFGNYNSQQSNYGPMKGNFGGGGRNSGPYGGGYGGGSSGGGGGGSGYGGGSGGRRF